Proteins encoded within one genomic window of Schaalia sp. HMT-172:
- the glgB gene encoding 1,4-alpha-glucan branching protein GlgB encodes MSCELTPIPVNDDILDAVASGSYYSPHSVLGAHLSDTGVTIRVIARLADAVDVVTPSGAYAATHERGGIWVAALPGKEIPPYRVSVTYGEDTTLRDDPYRYLPTLGEMDTYLISEGRHENLWRVLGAHVKTYTDEMGETTGTAFAVWAPNARAVRVVGEFNFWDGVATSMRSLGSSGIWEIFVPDVGVGARYKFEIQGPGGNWFEKADPLARATEIPPATASVVTDYFHEWTDDEWMSTRKDRNPHTGPMSIYEVHAGSWRQGLGYRELADELVPYVKQMGFTHVEFMPLAEHPFGGSWGYQVTSYYAPTSRYGTPDDFRYLVDAFHREGIGVILDWVPAHFPKDDFALARFDGTPLYEDPDPLRGEHPDWGTYVFNFGRREVRNFLVANALYWLEDFHIDGLRVDAVASMLYLDYSRKDGQWRPNQYGGRENLEAIDFIQEANATAYRRHPGIVMIAEESTAWPGVTAPTSGGGLGYGMKWNMGWMNDTLRYLSEDPVNRRWHHGELTFSLVYAFSENYVLPLSHDEVVHGKGSIISKMPGDKWQRLAGLRSLYAYQWSHPGKQLLFMGQEIGQEQEWNESYSLDWWLLDQEGHAGVAALVERLNAIYTSSPAMWDDDYTGFEWIDASDGDHNLISYLRKGADAEGNREVVVCVSNFAGNPHEGYRVGLPFGGEWVEILNTDAEEFGGSGVVNVGPIIAEDTPWNGRPVSAQLRVPPLGAVWLVPASQVR; translated from the coding sequence ATGAGCTGCGAACTAACGCCGATCCCGGTCAATGACGACATTCTCGACGCCGTTGCCTCAGGCTCCTACTACTCGCCGCACTCCGTGCTCGGCGCTCACCTGAGCGACACGGGCGTGACGATCCGCGTCATCGCGCGCCTCGCCGACGCGGTCGACGTGGTTACCCCATCCGGAGCCTACGCGGCGACCCACGAGCGCGGCGGCATTTGGGTTGCGGCTCTGCCCGGCAAGGAGATTCCCCCCTACCGCGTGTCCGTCACCTACGGTGAGGACACGACGCTGCGCGACGACCCCTACCGCTACCTGCCCACCCTGGGCGAGATGGACACCTACCTCATCTCTGAGGGCCGCCATGAGAACTTGTGGCGCGTCCTCGGAGCCCATGTGAAGACCTACACCGATGAGATGGGCGAGACCACCGGTACGGCCTTCGCCGTGTGGGCGCCCAACGCGCGCGCCGTGCGCGTCGTCGGCGAGTTCAACTTCTGGGATGGCGTGGCTACCTCCATGCGGTCGCTGGGTTCCTCCGGCATCTGGGAGATCTTCGTTCCCGACGTCGGCGTGGGTGCCCGCTACAAGTTCGAGATCCAGGGCCCCGGCGGCAACTGGTTCGAGAAGGCCGACCCGCTGGCCCGCGCCACCGAGATCCCCCCGGCCACGGCCTCGGTCGTCACCGACTACTTCCACGAGTGGACGGACGACGAGTGGATGTCGACACGCAAGGATCGCAACCCCCACACCGGCCCGATGTCCATCTACGAGGTCCACGCGGGCTCCTGGCGTCAGGGCCTGGGCTACCGCGAGCTGGCCGACGAGCTGGTGCCCTACGTCAAGCAGATGGGCTTCACGCACGTGGAGTTCATGCCGCTGGCCGAGCACCCCTTCGGCGGCTCCTGGGGCTACCAGGTGACCTCCTACTACGCCCCCACCTCGCGCTACGGCACGCCGGACGACTTCCGCTACCTGGTGGACGCCTTCCACCGCGAGGGTATCGGCGTCATCCTGGACTGGGTCCCCGCCCACTTCCCCAAGGACGACTTCGCCCTGGCCCGCTTCGACGGCACCCCGCTGTACGAGGATCCGGACCCGCTGCGCGGCGAGCACCCCGACTGGGGCACCTACGTCTTTAACTTCGGCCGCCGCGAGGTGCGCAACTTCCTGGTCGCCAACGCCCTGTACTGGCTGGAGGACTTCCACATCGACGGCCTGCGCGTCGACGCCGTTGCCTCGATGCTCTACCTGGATTACTCGCGTAAGGACGGCCAGTGGCGTCCCAACCAGTACGGTGGTCGCGAGAACCTGGAGGCCATCGACTTCATCCAGGAGGCGAACGCGACCGCGTATCGTCGTCACCCCGGCATCGTCATGATCGCCGAGGAATCCACGGCGTGGCCGGGCGTGACCGCACCGACCTCGGGCGGCGGCCTCGGCTACGGCATGAAGTGGAACATGGGCTGGATGAACGACACCCTGCGCTACCTGAGCGAGGATCCGGTCAACCGCCGCTGGCACCACGGCGAGCTCACCTTCTCGCTCGTGTACGCCTTCTCCGAGAACTACGTGCTGCCTCTGTCCCACGACGAGGTCGTTCACGGCAAGGGCTCCATCATCTCCAAGATGCCCGGCGACAAGTGGCAGCGCCTGGCTGGCCTGCGTTCCCTGTACGCCTACCAGTGGAGCCACCCGGGCAAGCAGCTCCTCTTCATGGGTCAGGAGATCGGCCAGGAGCAGGAGTGGAACGAGTCCTACTCTCTCGACTGGTGGCTGCTGGACCAGGAGGGGCACGCGGGCGTCGCGGCCCTGGTGGAGCGCCTCAACGCGATCTACACCTCCTCCCCCGCCATGTGGGATGACGACTACACGGGCTTCGAGTGGATCGACGCCTCCGACGGCGATCACAACCTGATCTCCTACCTGCGTAAGGGGGCCGACGCCGAGGGCAACCGCGAGGTCGTCGTGTGCGTCTCGAACTTCGCGGGCAACCCGCATGAGGGCTACCGCGTGGGCCTGCCCTTCGGCGGCGAGTGGGTCGAGATCCTGAACACGGACGCCGAGGAGTTCGGCGGTTCCGGCGTGGTCAACGTCGGCCCGATCATCGCCGAGGACACCCCGTGGAACGGCCGCCCGGTCTCCGCTCAGCTGCGCGTGCCGCCGCTGGGCGCCGTGTGGCTGGTGCCCGCCTCTCAGGTGCGCTGA
- the trpS gene encoding tryptophan--tRNA ligase, which produces MTRSEDALETATSDASLARSKARSAEIDLAIDQDPSRFRILTGDRPTGHLHLGHYFGTLRNRVLLQNRGVETWVLVADYQVITDRDGVGPIRERVLGLVADYLAAGIDPERSTIFNHSAVPALNQLMLPFLSLVTESELHRNPTVKAELEATEGRAMTGLMLTYPVHQAADILFCKANIVPVGQDQLPHLEQARLIAQRFDKRYGRATPERPVFPRPEALLSEVPLLLGTDGQKMSKSRGNTIELRMSADETAKILKKAKTDAQRRITFDPEGRPEVSNLLMLASLATGEAPEAIADRIGDAGAGTLKALVTESLNEMLAPLRSRRAELIANEDYLLSILHAGNERAGEQADRTLSEVRTAMQMVY; this is translated from the coding sequence ATGACTCGCAGTGAAGATGCCCTGGAAACAGCAACCTCCGATGCCTCGCTGGCCCGCTCGAAGGCCCGCAGCGCCGAGATCGACCTGGCGATCGACCAGGACCCCTCGCGTTTCCGCATCCTCACGGGTGACCGCCCCACGGGCCACCTCCACCTGGGCCACTACTTCGGCACGCTGCGCAACCGCGTGCTCCTGCAGAACCGCGGGGTGGAGACCTGGGTCCTGGTCGCCGACTACCAGGTGATCACCGACCGCGACGGCGTGGGGCCGATCCGTGAGCGCGTCCTCGGCCTCGTCGCCGACTACCTGGCCGCGGGCATCGATCCGGAGCGCTCCACGATTTTCAACCACTCGGCGGTGCCGGCCCTCAACCAGCTGATGCTGCCCTTCCTCTCGCTCGTCACCGAATCCGAGCTGCACCGCAACCCGACTGTGAAGGCCGAGCTGGAGGCCACGGAGGGCCGCGCGATGACGGGCCTGATGCTCACCTACCCGGTCCACCAGGCCGCCGACATCCTTTTCTGCAAGGCCAACATCGTGCCCGTTGGCCAGGATCAGCTCCCCCACCTGGAGCAGGCTCGCCTGATCGCCCAGCGTTTCGATAAGCGCTACGGCCGCGCCACCCCTGAGCGCCCCGTGTTCCCCCGCCCCGAGGCCCTCCTGTCCGAGGTCCCCCTGCTGCTGGGCACCGACGGGCAGAAGATGTCGAAGTCGCGCGGCAACACGATCGAGCTGCGCATGAGCGCCGACGAGACCGCGAAGATCCTTAAGAAGGCGAAGACGGACGCGCAGCGCCGCATTACCTTCGATCCGGAGGGGCGTCCCGAGGTCTCGAACCTCCTCATGCTGGCTTCCCTGGCGACGGGCGAGGCCCCCGAGGCGATCGCCGACCGCATCGGCGACGCGGGCGCGGGCACCCTCAAGGCCCTCGTCACCGAGTCCCTCAACGAGATGCTCGCTCCCCTGCGGTCTCGCCGCGCCGAGCTCATCGCGAACGAGGATTACCTGCTGTCCATCCTGCATGCCGGTAACGAACGCGCGGGCGAACAGGCCGATCGGACCCTGTCCGAGGTTCGCACCGCCATGCAGATGGTCTACTAA
- a CDS encoding maltotransferase domain-containing protein — protein sequence MSEKLLPRIPIIEVFPVIEDGTLPAKATEGEPFPIRATVFREGHDAFAAEAVLLRPDGGEYSRTRMVDIAPGLDRYEAWVAADTPGAWSFRIDSWSDPYATWRHDAAVKVGAGIDVELMLEEGARLMERAAAGIALHNPTQEEPPASDIEALFDAARRLRDTSHSPQQRLSAGISSRIRLVFRDHPLRDLLDSSRVYPLDVARTKALAGAWYEIFPRSAGAYQKPDGTWVSGTLERAADDLPRIAGMGFDVVYLTPIHPIGTTFRKGKNNSLSAAPGDPGSPYGIGSPEGGHDAIHPDLGDFNDFDRFVERARGLGMEVALDLALQCSPDHPWVKDHPEWFTTRADGTIAYAENPPKKYQDIYPLNFDNDPEGIYQAVRDVIELWIHHGVTIFRVDNPHTKPIPFWERLLADIKAQYPGTLFLAEAFTRPAMMRTLGAIGFDQSYTYFAWRTYKQEIEEYLLQISRETAHLMRPAFWPTTHDILTPQMWDGGTAIFAIRAMLAALGAPTWGIYSGYEFVENEPRGTFQEPNDNEKYEYRPRRWEDADAIGISRLFTLLNAARAKHPALRQLHQIRIHPTSSDRLIAFSRQVPGKFTEDGNPDTVICVISLDPHNGVDASVELDLAEMGLATPGGNITVVDELDGHSYVWGSSNWVSLSPVTRIGHVFKVEPAHSSPWSQA from the coding sequence GTGAGCGAGAAACTGTTGCCCCGTATCCCGATCATCGAAGTGTTCCCCGTCATCGAAGACGGAACACTTCCCGCCAAGGCGACCGAAGGCGAGCCTTTCCCCATTCGTGCGACCGTGTTCCGCGAAGGACACGACGCATTCGCCGCCGAGGCCGTCCTGCTGCGCCCGGACGGAGGTGAATACTCCCGTACCCGCATGGTGGACATCGCCCCCGGCCTGGACCGCTACGAGGCCTGGGTCGCCGCCGACACCCCCGGCGCCTGGTCCTTCCGCATCGATTCCTGGTCCGACCCCTACGCCACCTGGCGCCACGACGCCGCCGTCAAAGTCGGAGCCGGCATCGACGTCGAGCTCATGCTCGAGGAGGGCGCCCGCCTCATGGAACGCGCGGCCGCCGGCATCGCCTTGCACAACCCGACCCAGGAAGAGCCCCCGGCCTCGGACATCGAGGCGCTCTTCGACGCTGCGCGCCGCCTGCGCGACACCAGTCACTCCCCCCAGCAGCGTCTCTCCGCTGGCATCTCCTCGCGCATCCGCCTGGTCTTCCGCGATCACCCGCTGCGCGACCTCCTCGACTCCTCGCGCGTCTACCCACTCGACGTGGCCCGCACCAAGGCGCTGGCCGGCGCGTGGTACGAAATCTTCCCGCGTTCGGCAGGTGCCTACCAGAAGCCCGACGGCACCTGGGTCTCGGGCACCCTCGAGCGCGCCGCCGACGACCTGCCGCGCATCGCGGGCATGGGCTTCGACGTCGTCTACCTGACCCCCATTCACCCGATCGGCACGACCTTCCGTAAGGGCAAGAACAACTCGCTCTCCGCGGCACCCGGCGACCCCGGATCCCCCTACGGCATCGGCTCGCCCGAAGGCGGCCACGACGCCATCCACCCGGACCTGGGCGACTTCAACGATTTCGACCGCTTTGTCGAGCGCGCCCGAGGCCTGGGCATGGAGGTCGCCCTCGACCTGGCCCTCCAGTGCTCCCCCGACCACCCGTGGGTCAAGGACCACCCCGAGTGGTTCACGACCCGCGCAGACGGCACCATCGCCTACGCGGAAAACCCCCCGAAGAAGTATCAGGACATCTACCCCCTGAACTTCGACAATGATCCCGAGGGCATCTACCAGGCCGTCCGCGACGTCATCGAACTGTGGATCCACCACGGCGTGACGATCTTCCGCGTCGACAACCCCCACACCAAGCCCATCCCGTTCTGGGAGCGCCTGCTCGCCGACATCAAGGCTCAGTACCCGGGCACGCTCTTCCTGGCCGAGGCTTTCACGCGCCCCGCCATGATGCGCACCCTCGGCGCGATCGGCTTCGACCAGTCCTACACCTACTTCGCGTGGAGGACGTACAAGCAGGAGATCGAGGAATACCTTCTTCAGATTTCTCGGGAGACGGCGCACCTCATGCGTCCCGCCTTCTGGCCGACCACGCACGACATCCTCACCCCGCAGATGTGGGACGGCGGCACTGCCATCTTCGCGATCCGCGCGATGCTCGCTGCGCTCGGTGCCCCCACGTGGGGCATTTACTCGGGCTACGAGTTCGTCGAAAACGAGCCGCGCGGCACCTTCCAGGAGCCCAACGACAACGAGAAGTACGAGTACCGTCCGCGCCGGTGGGAGGACGCCGACGCCATCGGCATCTCGCGGCTCTTCACGCTGCTCAACGCCGCGCGCGCCAAGCACCCCGCGCTGCGCCAGCTCCACCAGATCCGCATCCACCCCACCTCCTCGGATCGCCTCATCGCGTTCTCGCGCCAGGTGCCCGGAAAGTTCACCGAGGACGGCAACCCCGACACCGTCATCTGCGTGATTTCCCTCGATCCGCACAACGGCGTGGATGCTTCGGTCGAGCTGGACCTGGCGGAGATGGGCCTGGCCACCCCCGGCGGCAACATCACGGTCGTCGACGAGCTCGACGGGCACTCCTACGTGTGGGGTTCATCCAACTGGGTGTCCCTGTCCCCCGTGACACGCATCGGCCACGTCTTCAAGGTCGAGCCCGCCCACTCCTCGCCCTGGTCGCAGGCCTGA
- a CDS encoding tetratricopeptide repeat protein, translated as MNTPEPRSGTPEAAVTPADSHGAIDLSARGAAPAPEESAAPAREGLHIPLITSTDEASFQDVMSTSQAVPVILVMWSSRSLESKPTLAMLEDVTREHAGAFQLVEVDIDKAPQIAQAFQIQAVPTVVALVGGRPVPLFQGSAGKDQVVPVVSQILEAAAQMGITARIAVAAEDTVAPIPPEHEAPLAAEEEGRLDEAIALWERVVELNPRDEDAKSHLSRVRFAARAYGDHDASDPAARADALFAAGDAQGAFDVLLELLAATTDAEERDALRLRLLDLFRVAGSSPEVSTARTRLAMLLM; from the coding sequence ATGAACACGCCAGAGCCCCGCAGCGGCACCCCCGAGGCGGCCGTCACCCCCGCAGACTCACACGGGGCCATCGACCTGTCGGCCCGCGGCGCGGCCCCCGCTCCCGAGGAGAGCGCCGCGCCCGCGAGGGAGGGCCTGCACATTCCGCTCATCACCTCCACCGACGAGGCCAGCTTCCAGGACGTCATGTCGACGTCGCAGGCCGTTCCCGTCATCCTGGTCATGTGGTCGTCGCGCTCGCTCGAATCGAAGCCGACGCTGGCCATGCTGGAGGATGTCACGCGCGAGCACGCGGGTGCCTTCCAGCTCGTCGAGGTGGATATCGACAAGGCCCCCCAAATCGCCCAGGCGTTCCAGATCCAGGCGGTGCCCACTGTCGTCGCGCTCGTCGGCGGGCGCCCGGTTCCGCTCTTCCAGGGCAGCGCCGGCAAGGACCAGGTGGTCCCCGTCGTCTCCCAGATTCTCGAGGCCGCCGCCCAGATGGGGATCACGGCTCGCATCGCCGTGGCCGCCGAGGACACGGTTGCTCCGATCCCGCCCGAGCACGAGGCCCCCCTGGCCGCCGAGGAGGAGGGACGCCTCGACGAGGCGATCGCCCTGTGGGAGCGGGTCGTCGAGCTCAATCCTCGCGACGAGGACGCCAAGTCGCACCTGTCGCGCGTCCGTTTCGCCGCCCGCGCCTACGGTGACCACGATGCGAGCGACCCGGCAGCCCGCGCCGACGCGCTCTTCGCGGCCGGCGACGCCCAAGGTGCCTTCGACGTGCTCCTCGAGCTTCTCGCGGCGACAACGGACGCCGAGGAGCGTGACGCGCTGCGCCTGCGTCTCCTCGACCTCTTCCGCGTCGCGGGCTCGTCCCCCGAAGTCTCCACGGCGCGCACGCGCCTGGCGATGCTTCTCATGTGA